Proteins encoded within one genomic window of Hermetia illucens chromosome 2, iHerIll2.2.curated.20191125, whole genome shotgun sequence:
- the LOC119650077 gene encoding gram-negative bacteria-binding protein 3-like yields MLLCFFRVFLLSTIVLNSAEGYYVVPRAKFEVFYPRGFQVSIPAEDGVTLFAFHGKLNEEMEGLEAGHWSMDITKPRNGRFTFRDRGTALKVGDIIYYWTYALHYGSGYREDNGEYKVTGYVNKTDDVVTFPSSPSPSPETCKPSVTYVNGVKQECANVEIFAEDFSSRTIDPSKWTQQRRFSREPDYEFVTYLLNDDILYTESSNLFIKPKRLTDIYGENILRGHLFFRTDCTGEIRTKECDQHGERFMLPPIASGQVTTKNHFSFKYGSVKIRAKLPNMKWAFPQFFLDPSENAYGSRDYSSGQMRVAFFSESDPLVLSGGAILASERKFRNLFTCENVKKSGTWSADFHIFSLEWTPDSITTSVDGIEYCLIEPGNGFGYAETAAGEKIPNAEYIRRGGKMAPFDHEFHLTIGLGVGGHYDFDDNISGKPWINREPRAHNDFWNAIKGTNYPQGKLIIDYVKVLTV; encoded by the coding sequence ATGTTGCTGTGTTTCTTCCGTGTGTTTTTGCTTTCAACTATAGTTTTAAACTCAGCTGAAGGATATTATGTGGTTCCACGCGCAAAGTTTGAAGTGTTCTATCCGCGTGGCTTTCAAGTTTCGATACCTGCTGAAGATGGCGTGACACTATTCGCCTTCCATGGGAAACTCAACGAAGAAATGGAAGGCCTCGAAGCTGGGCACTGGTCCATGGATATTACGAAGCCGAGAAATGGACGTTTTACATTTAGAGATCGAGGAACAGCATTAAAAGTGGGCGACATTATTTACTACTGGACATATGCCCTGCATTATGGATCTGGTTATCGTGAGGACAATGGCGAATACAAAGTGACGGGATATGTTAATAAAACTGACGACGTCGTTACCTTTCCTTCTTCTCCCTCGCCTTCTCCTGAGACTTGTAAGCCTTCAGTAACTTATGTAAACGGAGTGAAACAGGAGTGCGCGAACGTGGAGATTTTCGCTGAGGATTTTTCCAGCAGGACGATAGATCCTTCCAAGTGGACTCAGCAGAGACGGTTTTCCCGGGAACCTGACTATGAATTTGTAACTTACCTGTTGAATGATGATATTCTTTACACTGAAAGTAGCAACCTTTTCATAAAGCCAAAGCGCTTAACAGATATTTACGGCGAAAACATCTTGCGAGGCCACCTCTTTTTCCGTACAGATTGCACGGGAGAAATTAGAACGAAGGAATGTGACCAGCACGGCGAGAGGTTCATGTTGCCGCCAATAGCTTCAGGGCAAGTTACAACCAAAAATCATTTTAGCTTCAAGTATGGATCAGTTAAAATAAGAGCCAAATTGCCAAACATGAAATGGgcatttcctcaattttttttGGATCCTTCCGAAAACGCTTATGGAAGCAGAGATTACAGCTCCGGGCAGATGAGGGTTGCTTTCTTCTCTGAGTCAGACCCGTTAGTTCTATCTGGTGGTGCGATACTTGCAAGCGAAAGGAAATTTAGAAATCTGTTTACGTgcgaaaatgtaaaaaaaagtgGAACATGGAGTgcagattttcatattttcagttTAGAGTGGACGCCAGATTCGATTACTACATCAGTCGATGGGATTGAGTATTGTTTGATTGAACCAGGCAACGGATTTGGATACGCTGAAACAGCGGCGGGTGAAAAAATTCCAAATGCTGAATATATAAGAAGGGGTGGTAAAATGGCACCTTTTGATCATGAGTTCCACTTAACAATTGGTCTAGGTGTAGGTGGCCATTATGATTTTGATGATAATATATCGGGTAAGCCATGGATAAATAGAGAACCGAGAGCTCACAATGACTTCTGGAATGCTATAAAAGGTACAAATTACCCACAAGGAAAATTGATAATTGATTATGTAAAGGTATTAACTGTTTAA